Genomic segment of Candoia aspera isolate rCanAsp1 chromosome 2, rCanAsp1.hap2, whole genome shotgun sequence:
GGACGTTATAACAGGTGTGCACAAAAATACGGCACCAAAAAAggtgggaaaaggaggaaggaaaagagaattaaACGTAATTTGTATATCTTAAAGTTTAACAACCCTGCAGAGGTTTACATTTGAAGCCCCTCGGAGTTTGAGGCTCCGGCCAAAAGAGCCTCTGGCTTCCTCCACACCGTGGCCTGGTCCTGGCTGTTGAGTGTCCTGCTGCAAagggatcatatgcaaagtgatctactaggaaaaagaaaggattatAACCTGATCTCTGAATTGGTTCCTGAAATGAAGAAACCAGGAATACTCTGGAGTCTTCCGGACTCAGCAAAATTAAAATCATTCATCTGCATAGGTAAATGCCACTTTGCTGCTCCAAATAATTTTCCTCTCTTTACTTGTAGGGATTTTTggggaaaacttaaaaagaagccctgagagaggagtgaaagaaatggaaacatctccCATGTCTCGGGAAGGAGCTTTGCCTTACCTGGGCCCCACAGTCACAGCAGTGCTGACACTAcccagtttctttccttctcaaaaCTTATCAATGGTTCTTGCACAATGCATTTTTAGACataaaatattttccactgtgcaatttttttctcccatctccACCAAAGGGGATGCAACAACGATGTCCCACCCACCAGCCATCAAAGGCTAATAAGCAGGCAACTCCAAGCATATTTGAGCCACAATCTAACTAAAACCTGAGTGCGcctatattttttgtattatatctTTTAGGACCTGCAGCCACTTACTGGGGACTCCCAGAAACACTGACTATGACTCCCAGATATTGTCTGAAAgggtgtgctggctgggaaaatctGGGGCTCGGAATCTGGAGGAAACCCCGGTTGAAGAAGGGTGAAATTCTGCATGTCACATTTCTAGGATCTATGATGATCAATATGCAAATACCACCTCCAAAAATCCTTTTTGCAACAATTGCAATATTTCTGGAAAAGTACATTTCCAGAAACTTCTGCTAATAGCCAGGTTCATGTAATTAACCTTTctcaaactaacattttccattttttttctctgctcccCCATGTCTAATACTGACACATATATAACTAAAAAGAGTCAGTCCAGAAATTACATACTTAACTTTTCAGCTGGATGACCAATGGGAGATGAGAAGTGAAATTCAAACCTTCTCTACACTCAGCATCTTCTGCCTTATGTGCATTTTCTTGTGTCTGCTAAAGTAGGAATTGTTTGTGAAGCACTgtccacagtctgggcatttgaatggtttctctcccATGTGTAAACCTACATGTTCTATAAGGATAGACCtagtactgaaacttttcccacaatctggacactcatatggtttctctcctgtgtgagttctccggtgtatcaccaggttggatttacgaatgaaacttttcccacaatccagacactcatatggtttctctcctgtgtgagtcctctggtggttcaccaggacagaattctgactgaaacttttcccacaatctggacactcgtacggtttctctcctgtgtgagtcctgtggtgtatcaccaggctggacttctgactgaaacttttcccacaatccggacactcatatggtttctctcctgtgtgagtcctctggtgcgtAACCAGGCCGGAATTCAGACTGAaccctttcccacaatctggacactcatatggtttctctcctctgtgagtcctctggtgtgcCACAAGATCggaattccaactgaaacttttcccacaatctggacactcatatggtttctctcctgtgtgagtcctctggtgtctcaccacgCTGGatttccaactgaaacttttcccacaatctggacactcatatggtttctctcctgtgtgagtcctctcgTGTATCATCAGgctggaattccgactgaaacttttcccacaatccggacactcatacggtttctctcctgtgtgagtcctctggtgtaacACCAGggtggaattctgactgaaacttttcccacaatccggacactcatatggtttctctcctgtgtgaatcctctggtgtttGACTAGCATGGACTTCAcattgaaacttttcccacaatccggacactcatacggtttctctcctgtgtgagtcctctggtgtttcaccaggccagaattctgactgaaacttttcccacaatccggacactcatacggtttctctcctgtgtgagtcctatggtgtttcaccaggccggaattctgactgaaacttttcccacaatccggacactcatacggtttctctcctgtgtgagtcctatggTGTATCACCAGatcggaattctgactgaaacttttcccacaatctggacactcatacggtttctctcctgtgtgagtcctctggtggatccccaggtgggaattctgactgaaacttttcccacaatctggacactcatatggtttctctcctgtgtgaatcctctggtgtttcactagCATGGACTtcacactgaaacttttcccacaatccggacacgcATATggtctctctcctgtgtgaatcctctggtgtttcactagCATGGACTTCACactgaaacgtttcccacaatccgaacactcatatggtttctctcctgtgtgagtcctctggtgtttcacccggtgggaattccgactgaaacttttcccacaatctggacactcatacggtttctctcctgtgtgagtcctctggtgcgtAACCAGGCCGGAATTCAAACTGAaccctttcccacaatctggacactcatatggtttctctcctgtgtgagtcctctggtgtatcaccaggcagAAATTCCgcctgaaacttttcccacaatccggacactcatacggtttctctcctgtgtgagtcctatggTGTATCACCAGatcggaattctgactgaaacttttcccacaatccggacactcatatggtttctctcctgtgtgtatCCTCCGGTGTATCACAAGGTTGGATTTacgaatgaaacttttcccacaatccagacactcatatggtttctctcctgtgtgagtcctctggtgtatcaccagggagctgttccaagtaaagcttttgccacattcggagcatttgtatggcttttctctGGCGTGGATCCTCTTGTGAATAATCAGCTGTGATCTACAGTCTCTGCTTATCCcacagatttctctctctttctgaatttggaaattgtCCCCCTTGAGCTTTTCAGGTAATGTTTCCTTGAGTTCCACATACAtactcatttttttccagctcaaaactctcttcctgtttttctctccctcgcCTGTCACCTGCTGGGGAAGAAGCGTTTTGGGGTTCTGTGGAGGAAGTTGTTAAATTTTGATTGCTGCCttgatttggtttcctttttaacACCGCTCCAAATTCTCAGTTGTTGAGAAGGCTCTTATTGGCATCCTTTTCGTCTATAAGATTCACATAAAAGTATCagtttaattattgtttataaacCGGCTGCACAACCTgtgaaaacaagaacaaaaaaagcaTACATGacaatgaaaaagcaaaagcGCCAAAAGGCTAGATTAACCTCAACATTCGTGATGATTCATTTGACACCCAGAAGACTAGGGAGAGCCAAGTGCAGATGATGAAATTCACTTCTTGGCTTGGTTCAGTCACAGATCCTGAGCACTGCAAAGGGTTATCATCAAAGATACCTGCAAATGCTGGGGATAGACTGTACGCATACACGtatgtgcagagagagagaatcacagaaacacacacagctgGCATGTTGCAGCGGAGATGCTCatcggattccccccccccccccgcggaggaaacgaggcagccccgctcgctcccggaCTCTCCTCCCACCCgtcctccgctcaccttccggccgctGCTGCTCCTCCGACCAACCCCGGGAAGACCACAGAGCGCTCCTCCGCCCCACTCTCTCCCCAGGCAGGAGCCGGAACAGGAAGttcctctgtcctcctcctctcctccgacaTCCCCTCTAGCAAGCCAGTACTCTATTCTTTcagctcccccgctccccctccccttgGATGTCGGCCCTCAGCAACCACAGACGCCGCTACTGGATTGACAGCTTTCCAGGCGAGGGGGTTGCTTATTCCTGGAGCGCCATCTAGCGACATGAGGCTGAAAGTACACACTCGTACGATCTGTACCCTAAGGCGCTGGCGAGATTTTTtcattgattctgtgccatcgAGTCCTTTTCGACTGCCGGCGACTAcatcgatagattttctccatgacgatctatccctaaccttccgggtctcccaagggtgcatTCATCGCCACTGCAGCTGAGCAAGACGGAAGAAGTGggagtttttctgttttctgcagtcACAATTGCACTCCTGCAAGTCGCTCCAACTCATGCCAGTATTTCTCTCAAGGAGCCGGCAATGGATCTCGTACTCCGTCGCCCGTGCGCGCACACAGCACTCCCCCAGCCAGACTCCCCAGTGCATGCCCACTCACTGAGCCGCAGCGCGGCAGTGCCGTAGCAGCCGCTGGCGCACCCTGCTGCACCCGGCGTCAGCCACCCCCGGGCCCAGCCACGCTTCCCCCTCAGCAGCCACTTTCCCACCTACCAGCTTGCTTGCCAGCCGCCCAGGACTTGTCGTTGCCTGTCTGCACATCATTTCCCCCCAGGATGCTTTCCCTTGGTTTACTTCCTGCTTCTTGCAAATGACATTTTTGTTCAGTTTGTGGGAAAAGTCCCTCACGGAATAAATTTGAcgaagtcttgagaagcagcaaaaagattttattaacgttcttgcaaggacgggtgcccagccaaaacaggcacaccccttcacacaaagcacgCAGTTTCATTCCCTACTCCCGGccgtgaaatccctcctcctgctccccattggataggtacttgggagttcacagcctatgCGAGATCCCTttgattttgcaggaagtcccgcctttgtttgtatgtcccattcctcactttttacctcccccggtcccctatttatt
This window contains:
- the LOC134492171 gene encoding zinc finger protein 850-like isoform X7, coding for MSMYVELKETLPEKLKGDNFQIQKKREICGRSRDCRSRLIVHKRIHTREKPYKCSECGKSFTWNSSLVIHQRTHTGEKPYECPDCGKSFSQNSHLVKHQRTHTGEKPYECPDCGKSFSQNSDLVIHHRTHTGEKPYECPDCGKSFSQNFSLVIHHRTHTGEKPYECPDCGKSFSQNSGLVIHQRTHTGEKPYECPDCGKSFSVKSMLVKHQRIHTGEKPYECLDCGKSFSVKSMLVKHQRIHTGEKPYECPDCGKSFSQNSHLGIHQRIHTGEKPYECPDCGKSFSQNSDLVIHRRTHTGEKPYECPDCGKSFSQNFCLVIHHRTHTGEKPYECPDCGKSFSQNSGLVIHQRTHTGEKPYECPDCGKCFSVKSMLVKHQRIHTGEKPYECPDCGKSFSQNSSLVIHHRTHTGEKPYECPDCGKSFSQNSSLMIHQRTHTGEKPYECLDCGKSFSRKSSVVRHQRTHTGEKPYECPDCGKSFSWNSDLVTHQRTHRGEKPYECPDCGKGFSLNSGLVTHQRTHTGEKPYECPDCGKSFSQKSSLVIHQRTHTGEKPYGCPDCGKSFSQNSDLVNHQRTHTGEKPYECLDCGKSFIRKSNLVIHRRTHTGEKPYECPDCGKSFSTRSQLIIHKRIHAREKPYKCSECGKSFTWNSSLVIHQRTHTGEKPYECLDCGKSFIRKSNLVIHRRIHTGEKPYECPDCGKSFSQNSDLVIHHRTHTGEKPYECPDCGKSFRRNFCLVIHQRTHTGEKPYECPDCGKGFSLNSGLVTHQRTHTGEKPYECPDCGKSFSRNSHRVKHQRTHTGEKPYECSDCGKRFSVKSMLVKHQRIHTGERPYACPDCGKSFSVKSMLVKHQRIHTGEKPYECPDCGKSFSQNSHLGIHQRTHTGEKPYECPDCGKSFSQNSDLVIHHRTHTGEKPYECPDCGKSFSQNSGLVKHHRTHTGEKPYECPDCGKSFSQNSGLVKHQRTHTGEKPYECPDCGKSFNVKSMLVKHQRIHTGEKPYECPDCGKSFSQNSTLVLHQRTHTGEKPYECPDCGKSFSRNSSLMIHERTHTGEKPYECPDCGKSFSWKSSVVRHQRTHTGEKPYECPDCGKSFSWNSDLVAHQRTHRGEKPYECPDCGKGFSLNSGLVTHQRTHTGEKPYECPDCGKSFSQKSSLVIHHRTHTGEKPYECPDCGKSFSQNSVLVNHQRTHTGEKPYECLDCGKSFIRKSNLVIHRRTHTGEKPYECPDCGKSFSTRSILIEHVGLHMGEKPFKCPDCGQCFTNNSYFSRHKKMHIRQKMLSVEKV
- the LOC134492171 gene encoding zinc finger protein 850-like isoform X5; amino-acid sequence: MSMYVELKETLPEKLKGDNFQIQKEREICGISRDCRSQLIIHKRIHAREKPYKCSECGKSFTWNSSLVIHQRTHTGEKPYECLDCGKSFIRKSNLVIHRRIHTGEKPYECPDCGKSFSQNSDLVIHHRTHTGEKPYECPDCGKSFRRNFCLVIHQRTHTGEKPYECPDCGKGFSLNSGLVTHQRTHTGEKPYECPDCGKSFSRNSHRVKHQRTHTGEKPYECSDCGKRFSVKSMLVKHQRIHTGERPYACPDCGKSFSVKSMLVKHQRIHTGEKPYECPDCGKSFSQNSHLGIHQRTHTGEKPYECPDCGKSFSQNSDLVIHHRTHTGEKPYECPDCGKSFSQNSGLVKHHRTHTGEKPYECPDCGKSFSQNSGLVKHQRTHTGEKPYECPDCGKSFNVKSMLVKHQRIHTGEKPYECPDCGKSFSQNSTLVLHQRTHTGEKPYECPDCGKSFSRNSSLMIHERTHTGEKPYECPDCGKSFSWKSSVVRHQRTHTGEKPYECPDCGKSFSWNSDLVAHQRTHRGEKPYECPDCGKGFSLNSGLVTHQRTHTGEKPYECPDCGKSFSQKSSLVIHHRTHTGEKPYECPDCGKSFSQNSVLVNHQRTHTGEKPYECLDCGKSFIRKSNLVIHRRTHTGEKPYECPDCGKSFSTRSILIEHQRTHTGEKPYECPDCGKSFSQNSHLVIHQRTHTGEKPYECPDCGKSFSQNSDLVIHHRTHTGEKPYECLDCGKSFIRKSNLVIHRRTHTGEKPYECPDCGKSFSQNSDLVIHHRTHTGEKPYECPDCGKSFRQNFCLVIHQRTHTGEKPYECPDCGKGFSLNSGLVTHQRTHTGEKPYECPDCGKSFSRKSNMVIHQRTHTGEKPYECPDCGKSFSQNSHLLKHHRTHTGEKPYECLDCGECFISNSRLVKHQRTHTGEKPYECLDCGKSFRQNFGLVIHQRTHTGEKLYECPDCGKGFSLNSGLITHQRTHTGEKPYECPDCGKSFSTRSILINHVGLHTGEKPFKCPDCGQCFSQSASFSRHKKMHMRQKVLSVVKA
- the LOC134492171 gene encoding zinc finger protein 850-like isoform X4, which translates into the protein MSMYVELKETLPEKLKGDNFQIQKEREICGISRDCRSQLIIHKRIHAREKPYKCSECGKSFTWNSSLVIHQRTHTGEKPYECLDCGKSFIRKSNLVIHRRIHTGEKPYECPDCGKSFSQNSDLVIHHRTHTGEKPYECPDCGKSFRRNFCLVIHQRTHTGEKPYECPDCGKGFSLNSGLVTHQRTHTGEKPYECPDCGKSFSRNSHRVKHQRTHTGEKPYECSDCGKRFSVKSMLVKHQRIHTGERPYACPDCGKSFSVKSMLVKHQRIHTGEKPYECPDCGKSFSQNSHLGIHQRTHTGEKPYECPDCGKSFSQNSDLVIHHRTHTGEKPYECPDCGKSFSQNSGLVKHHRTHTGEKPYECPDCGKSFSQNSGLVKHQRTHTGEKPYECPDCGKSFNVKSMLVKHQRIHTGEKPYECPDCGKSFSQNSTLVLHQRTHTGEKPYECPDCGKSFSRNSSLMIHERTHTGEKPYECPDCGKSFSWKSSVVRHQRTHTGEKPYECPDCGKSFSWNSDLVAHQRTHRGEKPYECPDCGKGFSLNSGLVTHQRTHTGEKPYECPDCGKSFSQKSSLVIHHRTHTGEKPYECPDCGKSFSQNSVLVNHQRTHTGEKPYECLDCGKSFIRKSNLVIHRRTHTGEKPYECPDCGKSFRVNSHLVIHQRTHTGEKPYECPDCGKSFSQNSDLVIHHRTHTGEKPYECLDCGKSFIRKSNLVIHRRTHTGEKPYECPDCGKSFSQNSDLVIHHRTHTGEKPYECPDCGKSFRQNFCLVIHQRTHTGEKPYECPDCGKGFSLNSGLVTHQRTHTGEKPYECPDCGKSFSRKSNMVIHQRTHTGEKPYECPDCGKSFSQNSHLLKHHRTHTGEKPYECLDCGECFISNSRLVKHQRTHTGEKPYECLDCGKSFRQNFGLVIHQRTHTGEKLYECPDCGKGFSLNSGLITHQRTHTGEKPYECPDCGKSFSTRSILINHVGLHTGEKPFKCPDCGQCFSQSASFSRHKKMHMRQKVLSVVKA
- the LOC134492171 gene encoding zinc finger protein 850-like isoform X1: MSMYVELKETLPEKLKGDNFQIQKEREICGISRDCRSQLIIHKRIHAREKPYKCSECGKSFTWNSSLVIHQRTHTGEKPYECLDCGKSFIRKSNLVIHRRIHTGEKPYECPDCGKSFSQNSDLVIHHRTHTGEKPYECPDCGKSFRRNFCLVIHQRTHTGEKPYECPDCGKGFSLNSGLVTHQRTHTGEKPYECPDCGKSFSRNSHRVKHQRTHTGEKPYECSDCGKRFSVKSMLVKHQRIHTGERPYACPDCGKSFSVKSMLVKHQRIHTGEKPYECPDCGKSFSQNSHLGIHQRTHTGEKPYECPDCGKSFSQNSDLVIHHRTHTGEKPYECPDCGKSFSQNSGLVKHHRTHTGEKPYECPDCGKSFSQNSGLVKHQRTHTGEKPYECPDCGKSFNVKSMLVKHQRIHTGEKPYECPDCGKSFSQNSTLVLHQRTHTGEKPYECPDCGKSFSRNSSLMIHERTHTGEKPYECPDCGKSFSWKSSVVRHQRTHTGEKPYECPDCGKSFSWNSDLVAHQRTHRGEKPYECPDCGKGFSLNSGLVTHQRTHTGEKPYECPDCGKSFSQKSSLVIHHRTHTGEKPYECPDCGKSFSQNSVLVNHQRTHTGEKPYECLDCGKSFIRKSNLVIHRRTHTGEKPYEEKPYKCSECGKSFTWNSSLVIHQRTHTGEKPYECPDCGKSFSQNSHLVIHQRTHTGEKPYECPDCGKSFSQNSDLVIHHRTHTGEKPYECLDCGKSFIRKSNLVIHRRTHTGEKPYECPDCGKSFSQNSDLVIHHRTHTGEKPYECPDCGKSFRQNFCLVIHQRTHTGEKPYECPDCGKGFSLNSGLVTHQRTHTGEKPYECPDCGKSFSRKSNMVIHQRTHTGEKPYECPDCGKSFSQNSHLLKHHRTHTGEKPYECLDCGECFISNSRLVKHQRTHTGEKPYECLDCGKSFRQNFGLVIHQRTHTGEKLYECPDCGKGFSLNSGLITHQRTHTGEKPYECPDCGKSFSTRSILINHVGLHTGEKPFKCPDCGQCFSQSASFSRHKKMHMRQKVLSVVKA
- the LOC134492171 gene encoding zinc finger protein 850-like isoform X3; translated protein: MSMYVELKETLPEKLKGDNFQIQKEREICGISRDCRSQLIIHKRIHAREKPYKCSECGKSFTWNSSLVIHQRTHTGEKPYECLDCGKSFIRKSNLVIHRRIHTGEKPYECPDCGKSFSQNSDLVIHHRTHTGEKPYECPDCGKSFRRNFCLVIHQRTHTGEKPYECPDCGKGFSLNSGLVTHQRTHTGEKPYECPDCGKSFSRNSHRVKHQRTHTGEKPYECSDCGKRFSVKSMLVKHQRIHTGERPYACPDCGKSFSVKSMLVKHQRIHTGEKPYECPDCGKSFSQNSHLGIHQRTHTGEKPYECPDCGKSFSQNSDLVIHHRTHTGEKPYECPDCGKSFSQNSGLVKHHRTHTGEKPYECPDCGKSFSQNSGLVKHQRTHTGEKPYECPDCGKSFNVKSMLVKHQRIHTGEKPYECPDCGKSFSQNSTLVLHQRTHTGEKPYECPDCGKSFSRNSSLMIHERTHTGEKPYECPDCGKSFSWKSSVVRHQRTHTGEKPYECPDCGKSFSWNSDLVAHQRTHRGEKPYECPDCGKGFSLNSGLVTHQRTHTGEKPYECPDCGKSFSQKSSLVIHHRTHTGEKPYECPDCGKSFNCRSRLIIHKRIHAREKPYKCSECGKSFTWNSSLVIHQRTHTGEKPYECPDCGKSFSQNSHLVIHQRTHTGEKPYECPDCGKSFSQNSDLVIHHRTHTGEKPYECLDCGKSFIRKSNLVIHRRTHTGEKPYECPDCGKSFSQNSDLVIHHRTHTGEKPYECPDCGKSFRQNFCLVIHQRTHTGEKPYECPDCGKGFSLNSGLVTHQRTHTGEKPYECPDCGKSFSRKSNMVIHQRTHTGEKPYECPDCGKSFSQNSHLLKHHRTHTGEKPYECLDCGECFISNSRLVKHQRTHTGEKPYECLDCGKSFRQNFGLVIHQRTHTGEKLYECPDCGKGFSLNSGLITHQRTHTGEKPYECPDCGKSFSTRSILINHVGLHTGEKPFKCPDCGQCFSQSASFSRHKKMHMRQKVLSVVKA